CCGGCGAACACGACCTCGATCGCGAGCATCACCCGGGACAGTTCGCCGCCCGAGGCGCCCTTGTGCAGCGGCAGCGGCCTGGAGCCCGGGTGCGGGGCCAGCCGCACCTCGACCTCGTCGACGCCGTGGGGGCCGTAGTCGTCGGTGGGCGTGACGGTGACGACGACGCGGGCGTGCGGCATCGCCAGCGCGGTCAGCTCCTCGGTGACGGCCTCGGAGAACCGCTCGGCGGCGCGGGTGCGGACCGCGGTCAGCTCCGCCGCCTCGGCGGCGAGCCGCTCGGTCAGCTCCGCGTGCTCGGCGCGCAGCTCCTCGATGCGGTCGTCGTCGCCCTCCAGCTCGGCGAGCCGCGCTGCGGACCGCCGCGCCCACTCCAGGACCTCGGCGACCGTCCCCTCCGGGCCGCCGTACTTGCGGATCAGCCCGGTCAGCTCGGCCCGCCGCTCCTGGACGGCCGCGAGCCGCGCCGGGTCGGCGTCCACGGACTCGGCGTAGGACGCGAGGTCGGTGCCGACGTCGGAGACCAGGTAGCCGGCCTCGGCGAGCCGGTCGGCGAGCGCCGCGAGCTCCGGGTCGTGGTCGCGGACGGCGTCGAGCGCGTTGCGGGCCCGGCCGAGCAGGCTGGTGACGTTGGCGGCCTCGAACGCCTCGGCCGCGTCGCCGAGCAGCGCCTCGTGGGCGGTGTCGGCGGCGCCGCGCAGCGCGTCGGCGTGGGCGAGGCGCTCCTCCTCGGCGGCGAGGTCGACGTCCTCGCCCTCTTTGGGGTCGACCTTCTCGATCTCCTCCAGGCCGAACCGGAGGACGTCGGCCTCCTGGGCCCGCTCGCGCGCCCGGGTCGTCAGCTCCTCCAGCAGCGCGGTGACCTGCCGGTGCCGCTGGTACGCCTTGGTGTAGGCGCGCATCGGCTTGGTCAGGGCGGCGCCCGCGTACCGGTCGAGGGCGGCGCGCTGGCGGGACGTCTGCAGGAGCCGCTGCTGGTCGGACTGGCCGTGCACGGCGACGAGGTCGTCCGCGAGGTTGATCAGGACGTTGACGGGCACCGAGCGCCCGCCGAGGAACGCGCGGGACCGGCCCTCCGCCGACACCGACCGGGTGACGATCAGCGCGCCGTCGTCCAGTTCGCCGCCCGCCTCCTCGACCCGCTCGACCACCCGGCCGCCCGGGTCGACGACGATCCGTCCCTCCACGGTGGCGCGGTCGGCGCCGGGCCGCACCCGCTGCGGGTCCGCGCGGCCGCCGAACAGCAGCCCGAGGCTGGTGACGACCATGGTCTTTCCCGCCCCGGTCTCGCCGGTCACCACGTTGAACCCCGGGGACAGATCGAGCACGGCCTCGTCGATCACTCCGAGGCCCTGGATCCGCACCTCATCGACCATCGGGCGCACCAGCGTCACAACCCTCCGCAATCAGATCCCGGATCAGCGCCTGTGGAGATTATCCCCTTCGCCCACCGGACGCGTCCCCGTCCGGCGCCGCGGGACCGTCGGGCAGGGACGCGTCGGGGGACGTGCCCGGCCCCGGGTATCCGGCGATCCCCCCGACCGCGGGGGCGTCCCCGACCTGCGAGTCCGCCAGCGGCGGGGACGGGTGGGCGGGCTGGCGGACGCGGCCGCGCCAGCCCGTCACGGGAAGCCCGAACTTGGTGACCAGCCGGTCGGTGAACGGGGTGGTGTGCAGCCGCGCGAGGCGCACCGGCTCGACGCCGCGCCGGACCTCCACCCGCGCGCCGGGCGGCAGGTCGAGGGTGCGCCGCCCGTCGCACCACAGGACGGCGCGGGGCGTGCCGGGCAGCACCTCCACCGCGACCGACGAGCGCGGCGACACCACCAGCGGCCGGGCGAACAGCGAGTGCGCGCTGATCGGCACGACCAGCATCGCCTCGACCTCCGGCCAGACGACGGGCCCGCCGGCCGAGAACGCGTACGCGGTCGACCCGGTGGGCGTGGCGCACACCACGCCGTCGCAGCCCCAGTTCGACAGGGGACGGCCGTCGATCTCGGCGACGACCTCGAGCATCCGCTCCCGCTCGCCCTTCTCGATGCTCGCCTCGTTCAGCGCCCACGTCGTGCCCATGACCGTGCCGTTGCGGCGCGCGACGACGTCGATGGTCATGCGCTCCTCGACGTCGTAGCGGCGGGTCACCACCCGGTCGACGGTGGCGGCGAGGTCCTCCCGCTCGGCCTCGGCGAGGAACCCGACGTGGCCGAGGTTGACGCCGAGCAGCGGCGTGCCGGACGTGCGGGTCAGGTCCGCGGCGCGCAGCAGCGTCCCGTCCCCGCCGAGGACCATGACGACCTCGGCGTCGTCGGCGGCCGCCGCGCTGCTGGGCATGACCTCGACGCCCGTGCCGCCGATCGCGGCGGCCTCGTCGTCGAGGACCCGCACGCCGATCCCCGCCTGGCCGAGCCGTTCGATGACCAGCTGGGCGCTGCGGATCGCTTCGGGGCGCCCGGTGTGCGCCACGACCAGCACCGACCTCTTGCTCATGCTCTGCCCCACTCCCCGACGCGTTACCGCGTACAGACGTCTGGACGAACGTCCCCGCCGGGGACGTTCCCTGTTCGGACGCCCTCTGTACGGACCTGCGAAGCGCCGCCGATCACTGCGGGCCCTCCGCGACGGCGGCGGCGAGTGCGGCCGGGTCGAGCCGCGGGGCCCCTTCCCGCAGCCACAGGAAGTACTCCACGTTGCCCGAGGGGCCCGGAAGCGGGCTCGCGGTCACCCCGCGGACCCCGAGGCCCAGCGCGGCGGCGTGCTCGGCCACGTCCCGGACCGCGCCGGCGCGCAGCTCCGGGTCGCGGACGACGCCGCCCGCGCCGACCCTGTCCTTGCCGACCTCGAACTGCGGCTTCACCATGACCGCGAAGTCGGCGCCGGGCGCCGCGCACAAGCGCAGCGGACCGAGGACCAGCCTCAGCGAGATGAACGACAGGTCGCCGACGATCAGTTCCGGGGGCGGGCCGTCGAGCATCTCCGGCGTCAGCTCGCGGACGTTCACCCGCTCCATGACGGTGACCCGCTCGTCGGTCCGCAGCGACCAGGCGATCTGCCCGTACCCGACGTCGACCGCGTACACGCGTTCGGCGCCCTCCCGCAGCAGGACGTCGGTGAACCCGCCGGTGGAGGCGCCCGCGTCCAGGCAGACGCGGCCCTTCACGGGGGGTCCGCCGAACGCCTTCAGCGCGCCCGCCAGCTTGTGGCCGCCGCGGGAGACGTACTCGGGGCCGCTCTCGGCGTCGGCGACCACGATCGCGGCGCCGGCCTCGACCTGCGTCGCCGCCTTGGCCGCGGTGCGCCCGCCGACCCGCACCCGGCCGTCGGCGATCAGCCGCCCGGCGTGCTCCCGCGACCGCGCCAGGCCGCGCCGCACCAGTTCGGCGTCCAGGCGCCGCCTGCTCATCGTCCCGCCTCCGCTCGGCTCACGGGCGGGGACGGAGGGCGTCGGGGAAGGCGGGCCGGGGCCGCTCGTGCCGCCCTTCCCGCTCGGGGTCGCCCGCGGCGCCGGCCGGGTCGGCGGAGTCGGCGGACGCGAGGAGGTCCTGGAGCCGCCGGTGGACGTCCGCGTAGATCTCGACGTGCTCGGCGACGGGCCGCGCGCCGAGCTCGCCGAGGAGGGCCACGGCGGCGTCGACCCGCGGGTCGCCGGTCGGGTCCGGCGGCGGGACGGCGGGAAGATCCGGCTCGTCCGGGGCGGGGCCGCCCGCCGCGGCGGGGAGACCCGGCCCTTGCGCGGCCTCGTCGGACATCACGTTTACCTCCCAGTAGACCCTCGGCGCCCGCGACAGTTCGCACCCGGCTCATGGTGAACGCTACCTTCCCTGAACGACATCGTTGTCGCAGGAACGGGGAACGGCCTGACCATGGCGAACGAGGAGGACTGCCGGGCGGCGCTCGGCCGTGTCGCGGCGCGCCTGGAGGAGGTGGACGCCGACCGGTTCGCCGAGCACGTGGTCGAGCGGACGATCAGCTGCGTGATCCCGGACCTCGGGCTGGCGTTCCGGACGCGGCTGCACGCGGGCGGGCTCGACCCGTTCGAGCCCGACGACGACCCGAAGGCGGCGCAGGTCCGGCTGACGGTCGACAGCGACGACCTCGTCGCGATGGCGCACGACGAGCTGAACCCGGCCAAGGCGTGGGCGGCCGGCCGCGTCAAGATCGAGGCGAGCATCTTCGACCTGCTCCGCCTGCGCAAACTCCTCTGAGCACGGCCCTCTCCTCTGAGCACGGCCCTCTCCCCTGAGCGCGGCGTCTCCCGTGAACGCGGCGTCGCCCTCGACCGCGGCGGTCCGCCGCGGCGGCGTTCACAGCCGGAGACCCTCCAGCGCCCCGGCGAGGGACTCCGCGGGGGGCGGCGTCGCGGTCTCCCACGCGGCGGCGGCGAGCGCGCGGAGGCCGTCGTAGGGGTCGCCGGTGCCCTCGAGCGTGAACGTCCCGCCGTCGCGGCGCGCCGTCCAGCCCCCGCAGCGGTGGCCGCCGCCGTCGCGGACGACCTCCGGGTGCGGGACGAGGAGGCCGGTCAGGTCGGGCGCGAGGTAGGTGGGCCGCCGGTGCGGCGGGGCGGTGAGGGCCTGCAGCGGGTCGGTGACGCCCGTGAAGACGAGGAGGCTGTCGGCGTTCCCGTTGTTGGCGCCCTCGATGTCGGTGTCGAGCCGGTCGCCGACCACGAGGGGGCGGCGGGCGCCGGTGCGCAGGATGGACTCCTGGTGCAGCGGCCGCTCCGGCTTGCCGGTGACGATCGGCTCGACCCCGGTCGCGGCGCTGATCACGCGGAGCAGGGCGCCGTTTCCCGGCTGCGGCGGCCCGTCCCCGCCGGGGATGGTCAGGTCGCCGTTGGAGCCGACGAACAGGGCGCCCATGGCGACGGCCTTCGCGCCTTCGGCCAGGAGCCCGTAGCCGAGGCCGGGATGGTAGCCCTGCACGACGGCGGCGGGCCGCCCCGCCGCCGTCGACACCGGGCGCAGCCCGTGCGCGCGGACGGCGTGGCGCAGGCCCATGCCGCCGACGACGAGGACCTCCGAACCGGCGGGCAGGCGCTCGGCGAGCAGGCGCGCCGCCGCCTGCGCGGAGGTGACCACGTCGTCCGCCTCCGCGGGGACGCCCACGTCGGTGAGCAGCGCCGCGACCGCCGACGGCGTCCGCGAGGCGTTGTTGGTCACGAACGCCAGCCGCTGCCCCGCCGCGCGGGCCTTGGCCAGCGACTCCGCCGCCGCGGGGACCGGCCTGGAGCCGACGTAGACGACTCCGTCGAGGTCGAGCAGGGCGACGTCGTACGCCTCGCTCAGGGGGCGGTCGCTGCCTTTCATGGAGCTCCTCATGGCCGGGATCGTACGGAGGGTGTTACCAGTAGGTAATGCGCGGGGGCGGGGGCGACGCCGCCGACGGGGTCAGCGGCGGTACTTCAGCGTGGCCCTTGCGTGCCGCAGCGCCTTCGCGTAGTCCTCGTTGTCGGGACGCATGGCGGCCGCGAGCGCCAGGTGCCGGGCGGCCCCCTCGAAGTCGCCGAGGCGGCTGAGCGACAGGCCCAGCCCGAACCGCGCGTAGTCCTCGGCGGGCTCCTCCTCGACGATCGAGCCGAAGCTCTCCGCCGCGGCGCTGAACTGGCGCGCCCCGAACTGGGCGCGGGCGAGGGCCTCGCGGATGCTGTGCGAGGACGGCTCGGCCTCGGCGGCCCTCGTCAGCAGCTGCAGCGCGGCTGCGGCGCTGCCCGAGCGCAGCAGTTCCAGACCGCGGGTGTACCACTCGTAGACGCCGCCCTCCGGAGCGGCGCCCCCGCGGGGATCCTCCCCCGGGGAATCCCCCGGGCGCGCGAATCCTTCACTACTCATGTGGACCTCCCCTCGCATCCCGACCGTACCCGCGACGCCGCACCGGGCGTCCCGTTGATTAGCATGCCCGGGGTGGACGGCATTCCCGGCGTGGACGACGACCTCCCCGCAGGTCTTCCGCCGGAGGAGTTCAGCGCGCGGATCTTCGGGACGTCGGAGCCGCGGACGGGCCGCGGCCTCGAGCTGTCCCCCTTCCGCGGCGTCCGGTTCGTCCCGGAGGTCGCCGGCGACCCGGCGGAGGTCACGACGCCCCCGTACGACCTGATCGACGAGGCGGCGGCCCTGCGGCTGCTGGCGGGGGGCGGGTACAACATCGTCCGCCTCAACCTGCCGCGCGCCGCCGGGGAGAGCTATCACGCGGCGGGCGAGAGGCTCCGCCGCTGGCTGGACGAGGGCGCCCTCACCGTCGACCCCGAGCCCGCCCTGTACGTCTACGAGGCGTCCCGGGACGGGGCCGTCCTGCAGCGAGGGCTGATCGGCGCGGTGGGGCTGCGCGCCGAGTCGGAGAAGGTCGTGCTGCCGCACGAGGACGTCTTCCCGGGCCCGGTTCGCGACCGGCTGGCCCTGATGACGGCCGCGAACGCCAACCTTGAGCCGATCTTCCTGCTGTACGAGGGCGGCGGCGACGCCGCCCGCATCGTCGACGACGCGGCCGGCGGGGAACCCCTGCTCGACTTCCGCGCGGACGACGGGCTCACCCACCGGCTGTGGCGCATCATCGACCCCGCGCTGCACGCCCGCGTGGCCGCCGACATCCACGACAAGCAGGCGCTCATCGCCGACGGTCATCACCGCTACGCCACCTACCGCGCCCTCCAGGCACGGCACCACGCCGCCGGCGACGGGCCCGGCCCCTGGGACGCGGGGCTCGCCCTCCTGGTGGACTCCACGCGCTACCCGCCTCACCTGGGCGCGATCCATCGCGTCCTGCCCGGTCTCAAGCCCGAGGACGCCGCCGAGCGGGCCCGCAAGGTCCTCCGCGTCACCGAGTACCGGGACGAGGCCGCGGCGCTCGACGCGCACGCGAGCGCATCGGGTCCCGCGTTCCTTCTCGGCGGGGGCGACTCGCTTCATCTCCTCACCGACCCCGACGCCGACGCGCTGAGCCGCTGCATGCCCGCCGGGCACTCCGCACGGTGGCGGCGGCTCGACACCGCCGTCCTCGACCATCTGCTCATCGGCGGCGTGTGGGACGTTCCCGAGAACGAGACCGCCATCGAGGTCGTCCACGACGACCCGTCCGCCGCCATCGCGCGGGCCAGGCGCAGCGGCGGGACCGCGGTCGTCCTGAACCCGCTGAGGGTCGAGGACGTCCTGGCGGTGGCGGGTCACGGCGAGCGGGTCCCCCGCAAGTCGACCTCGTTCGGCCCCAAACCCCGCACCGGCCTCGTCCTGCGCCTGCTCCGCCCCGACGACCGCTGACACGGCCCTCCGGAGGGGACCTCCGGGGGAGGCCGGGTGGCCGCGGGGCGCACGGGGCACCATGATCTGGGCATGGACACCACGACCACGATCACCCCTCTCGGCGGAGACGTCTACGAGATCGACACCCGGATGGCCGGGTACAGCGGCATCACCGCCGGTTACCTGATCCTGTCCGACCGGCCGTGCCTGGTGGAGCCGGGGACGTCCGGCTCCGCGCCCATCGTGCAGGCGGCGCTGCGGGAGCTCGGCGTCGGCCCCGACGACCTCGCCACCGTGGTGGTCACGCACATCCACCTCGACCACGCGGGCGGCGTCGGCGACATCGCCCGCATGTATCCGCAGGCGGAGGTCGTCGTCCACGAGAAGGGCGCCCGGCACCTGGCCGACCCGTCGCGGCTGATGCGCAGCGCCCGCATGGTGTACGGGGACGCCCTCGACACGCTGTTCGGCGAGCTGAAGCCGACGGACGCGGCGCGCATCCGGGCCGTCGAGGACACCGGCGCAGTCGACCTGGGCGGCGGGCGGCGCCTGGAGTCGCACTACTCCCCCGGCCACGCCAAGCACCACGTCGGGCTGATCGACTCCCAGACCGGCGACCTCTACGTCGGGGACGCCGCCGGGATCTACATCCCCGAGACGGGCGACGTGAAGCCCGCCACGCCCCCGCCGGACTTCGACCTCGACACCGCTCTCGCGTCGATCGGCACGTTCCGGTCGCTGGGTCCGCAGCGGCTGCTGTTCGCGCACTACGGGCCCGTGACCGACGTCGACGACACCCTCGAACGGTCGGCGGAGGAACTGCGGGTCTGGGTGGACGCCGTCAGCGACGCCAAGGACCAGGGCCTCGACCTCGACCACGCCGTCGCGATGGTCGTGGACCGCACCAAGGACCGCTACGCCATCACGGCCGACGACGTCGACCCGGAACTCGCCGCCAAGTACGAGGTGCTCAACAGCGTCGAGGGCAACGTCGCCGGCATCATGCACTCCCTGAACGGGAAGAGCGCCTGACGCCGCCCGGCGAGGCCGCGCCGGGCCGTCCGCCGCCGTGGGGCCGCCCTCAGTGGCGGAACGGCCCGGTCACCTCGAACGTGTAACCGTCCGTGCCGGCGATGAACCCGCTCTTGCCGCGCTGGGACGAGAAGTACAGGCGGGAGCCGTCCGGGCTGAACGCCGGGCCGGTGATCTCCGACTCGTCGTGCCCGAGGATGCGCAGGAACGGGGTGACGATCCCGTCGGTGGTGATGAGGTTGATCTCCATGTTGTCGCCGTCCTCGGCGACGAACAGGTCGCCGGCCGCGTCGGCGGTCACGTTGTCGACGCCGCGCAGGGGCGCCTCGCCCTCCGTGACGAGGTCGGGCGCGTAGGCGATGTCCAGCTGCTCGGCCGCCGCGTCGTAGGCCCACACGCGGTTGTCGCCCTTGGTGGTGAAGTAGCAGACGCCGTGGGTGTAGTGGCAGCCTTCGCCGCCGCGGAAGCGCATGGCCCCGGCGACCTGCTCGCGGGTGGGGGTGAGCCAGATGTTCGGGCTGGGCACCTTCGCCCACTCGACGGGGCCGGTGCCGTTCCCGACGAGGACCTCCAGGGTCCCGGACGACAGGTCGCCCCACGTCCGCGGCCGGAAGCGGTAGAAGCACCCGTCGGACTGGTCCTCGGTGAGGTAGACGACCTTCCGCTCGGGGTCGGCCGCGGCGGCCTCGTGCTTGAACCTGCCCATCGCGGGGCGGGCCACGGCCTTCTGCTGGCCCCGCGGGTCCGTCTCCCACACGAGCCCGAGGTCGTGCTCCTCGCACGACAGCCACGTGTTCCACGGCGTCGCACCGCCCGCGCAGTTCAGCGTGGTGCCGTTCAGCGTGCGGTACGCCGACGTGATCTTGCCGGACGCGTCGAACCGTATGGCGGACACCCCGCCGACGAGCGGGACCTCCGAGTTGCTGACGTAGATCCAGCCGTCCCCGTCGGGGAAGCAGGCGCCGCCGTCCGGCGCCGGATGCCAGGTGTGCCTCGTCCCCTCCACGCGCTGG
The sequence above is drawn from the Actinomadura hallensis genome and encodes:
- a CDS encoding HAD-IIA family hydrolase; protein product: MKGSDRPLSEAYDVALLDLDGVVYVGSRPVPAAAESLAKARAAGQRLAFVTNNASRTPSAVAALLTDVGVPAEADDVVTSAQAAARLLAERLPAGSEVLVVGGMGLRHAVRAHGLRPVSTAAGRPAAVVQGYHPGLGYGLLAEGAKAVAMGALFVGSNGDLTIPGGDGPPQPGNGALLRVISAATGVEPIVTGKPERPLHQESILRTGARRPLVVGDRLDTDIEGANNGNADSLLVFTGVTDPLQALTAPPHRRPTYLAPDLTGLLVPHPEVVRDGGGHRCGGWTARRDGGTFTLEGTGDPYDGLRALAAAAWETATPPPAESLAGALEGLRL
- a CDS encoding TlyA family RNA methyltransferase — translated: MSRRRLDAELVRRGLARSREHAGRLIADGRVRVGGRTAAKAATQVEAGAAIVVADAESGPEYVSRGGHKLAGALKAFGGPPVKGRVCLDAGASTGGFTDVLLREGAERVYAVDVGYGQIAWSLRTDERVTVMERVNVRELTPEMLDGPPPELIVGDLSFISLRLVLGPLRLCAAPGADFAVMVKPQFEVGKDRVGAGGVVRDPELRAGAVRDVAEHAAALGLGVRGVTASPLPGPSGNVEYFLWLREGAPRLDPAALAAAVAEGPQ
- a CDS encoding tetratricopeptide repeat protein produces the protein MSSEGFARPGDSPGEDPRGGAAPEGGVYEWYTRGLELLRSGSAAAALQLLTRAAEAEPSSHSIREALARAQFGARQFSAAAESFGSIVEEEPAEDYARFGLGLSLSRLGDFEGAARHLALAAAMRPDNEDYAKALRHARATLKYRR
- a CDS encoding alkaline phosphatase PhoX, whose product is MSLDRRMFLRATAVAGGAAAFSGALWHQAFAAGPAQPGPSPYGPLQAADANGLQLPEGFTSRIVARSLQRVEGTRHTWHPAPDGGACFPDGDGWIYVSNSEVPLVGGVSAIRFDASGKITSAYRTLNGTTLNCAGGATPWNTWLSCEEHDLGLVWETDPRGQQKAVARPAMGRFKHEAAAADPERKVVYLTEDQSDGCFYRFRPRTWGDLSSGTLEVLVGNGTGPVEWAKVPSPNIWLTPTREQVAGAMRFRGGEGCHYTHGVCYFTTKGDNRVWAYDAAAEQLDIAYAPDLVTEGEAPLRGVDNVTADAAGDLFVAEDGDNMEINLITTDGIVTPFLRILGHDESEITGPAFSPDGSRLYFSSQRGKSGFIAGTDGYTFEVTGPFRH
- the recN gene encoding DNA repair protein RecN — translated: MVDEVRIQGLGVIDEAVLDLSPGFNVVTGETGAGKTMVVTSLGLLFGGRADPQRVRPGADRATVEGRIVVDPGGRVVERVEEAGGELDDGALIVTRSVSAEGRSRAFLGGRSVPVNVLINLADDLVAVHGQSDQQRLLQTSRQRAALDRYAGAALTKPMRAYTKAYQRHRQVTALLEELTTRARERAQEADVLRFGLEEIEKVDPKEGEDVDLAAEEERLAHADALRGAADTAHEALLGDAAEAFEAANVTSLLGRARNALDAVRDHDPELAALADRLAEAGYLVSDVGTDLASYAESVDADPARLAAVQERRAELTGLIRKYGGPEGTVAEVLEWARRSAARLAELEGDDDRIEELRAEHAELTERLAAEAAELTAVRTRAAERFSEAVTEELTALAMPHARVVVTVTPTDDYGPHGVDEVEVRLAPHPGSRPLPLHKGASGGELSRVMLAIEVVFAGADPVPTFVFDEVDAGVGGKAAVEIGRRLARLARNAQVIVVTHLPQVAAFADQHLLVEKSDDGSVTSSGVTALDREGRVRELSRMLAGLEDSELGRAHAEELLAMASEER
- a CDS encoding MBL fold metallo-hydrolase; the encoded protein is MDTTTTITPLGGDVYEIDTRMAGYSGITAGYLILSDRPCLVEPGTSGSAPIVQAALRELGVGPDDLATVVVTHIHLDHAGGVGDIARMYPQAEVVVHEKGARHLADPSRLMRSARMVYGDALDTLFGELKPTDAARIRAVEDTGAVDLGGGRRLESHYSPGHAKHHVGLIDSQTGDLYVGDAAGIYIPETGDVKPATPPPDFDLDTALASIGTFRSLGPQRLLFAHYGPVTDVDDTLERSAEELRVWVDAVSDAKDQGLDLDHAVAMVVDRTKDRYAITADDVDPELAAKYEVLNSVEGNVAGIMHSLNGKSA
- a CDS encoding DUF1015 family protein; the protein is MPGVDDDLPAGLPPEEFSARIFGTSEPRTGRGLELSPFRGVRFVPEVAGDPAEVTTPPYDLIDEAAALRLLAGGGYNIVRLNLPRAAGESYHAAGERLRRWLDEGALTVDPEPALYVYEASRDGAVLQRGLIGAVGLRAESEKVVLPHEDVFPGPVRDRLALMTAANANLEPIFLLYEGGGDAARIVDDAAGGEPLLDFRADDGLTHRLWRIIDPALHARVAADIHDKQALIADGHHRYATYRALQARHHAAGDGPGPWDAGLALLVDSTRYPPHLGAIHRVLPGLKPEDAAERARKVLRVTEYRDEAAALDAHASASGPAFLLGGGDSLHLLTDPDADALSRCMPAGHSARWRRLDTAVLDHLLIGGVWDVPENETAIEVVHDDPSAAIARARRSGGTAVVLNPLRVEDVLAVAGHGERVPRKSTSFGPKPRTGLVLRLLRPDDR
- a CDS encoding SCP2 sterol-binding domain-containing protein, with translation MANEEDCRAALGRVAARLEEVDADRFAEHVVERTISCVIPDLGLAFRTRLHAGGLDPFEPDDDPKAAQVRLTVDSDDLVAMAHDELNPAKAWAAGRVKIEASIFDLLRLRKLL